ATCCCGAGGCTGAAGGTCACGGCCTTGAGGCGACCCAGGGCGCCCATGCCGCCACCGCCGCCTTGCTTGCGTGGCTTGGTGAAGTTTTCCCGTTGCAGGGTGCTGAGCAGGTCGCCGGCCGTGACCAGCTCGCCGGACAGGTGGGCGCTGATGAGGTAGCGCAGGGTGGCGATGTCCCGGGGCGCCAGGCTGTGGAAGACGCAACCGGCGCGGTGGTTGCGGCTGTCGATGCTGCGCACCTGGAACTCCACGTCCAGACCCAGGCTGAGACCGTCGATCTGGAACAGCAGGCGCCCCTTGTGGTGGTCGCCGACGCTGGCCGAGTGACGATCGGTGGTGAAGGCGAAACCACCGGCGGACACGTCCAGCAAGGAGGCTTCGACGCGCTCGCCCCGGGCGATGAAGAGGATCCTGCCGGGGATCTTCACCCGCGCGTGCTGGCGCTGGGCTTCGGATTCATGGACCACATTGAGGTTGACGGCTGTATTCATGGCTTCGATTCCTGTCGGGTTCCTGTGGCTCACACGATGGCCAGCAGCGTGGCGATGAAGACGCTGGTGGCGGAGAAGGTCATGGCGTGGGAGGACCAGGTGTTGAACCAGCGCGTGAAGCTGGCGAGGTCACGGTTGAGCTTGGTGTTCTGGCGGGTCCAGGACTGCTGGTCGAGGCGGAAGAAGACCTGGATCTTCACCAGGGCCCCGACGATCTGGTTGTAATAGAGGATCAGTGGGTAGGCCGGGCCGATGCGGTGCCCGGTGACGGACAGCAGCAGGGTCAGCACCAGGCGGGTCAGGCCGATCCAGAGCAGGTACACCAGCAGGTAGGCGATGCTGTACTTGAGGCTGGCGATGATGGCCACCGCCAGGCCCAGCAGGCAGGTCCACATGGAGGCGCGCTGGTCGGCCAGCACCACCGTGGTGAAGGCGCCCAGGCGGCGCGGTCCCAGGGCCAGGGCCCGGGCGTTCTGCCGCAGGTTGTTGCCGTACCAGCGGAACATCAGCTTGCGGCTGGCCTTGACGAAGCGCTTCTCCGGCGGGTGCTCCACGGTGTTGATGGCGGCATCCGGCACGTAGAAGGTGTCGTAGCCCAGGCGCATCAGGCTGTACCAGCTGGACTTGTCGTCCCCGGTGAGGAACTGGAAGCGACCCAGTCGCCAGTGGTCCAGGTAGTCGCTTTCCACGTCGGTGATGAAGTCCGGGTCGGTCACCACCTGTGCGCGGAACACCGACATGCGTCCGGTCATGGTCAGCACGCGCTTGGACAGGGCCATGGAGCACATGTTGAGGTGGCGCTGGGCGAAGCGCAGCTTGTGCCACTCGCTCATGATGTAGCTGCCGCGCACCTCGCAGAACTCATTGGTGGTGAGGCCGCCGACGTTGGGGAAGAGCTTGAACCAGGGCACGGTCTTCTTCACCACGCCCTCGTTGAGCACGGTATCGCCGTCGATGACCGCCACCACGGCGTTCTCGTCCGGCAGCTGCCGCGAGATGGCACGGAAGCCGTAGGCCAGGCCATCGCGCTTGCCGGTGCCGGGAATCCGCACGAAGTCCAGCTTGACCCGCTCCGGCGGCGCCATCCGCGCCCAGAGGTTCTTCACCAGCAGCTCGTCCGACAGCTCGACGATGGAGCAGACCACCGTGGTGGGGTAGCCGCAGTCGATGGCCTCACGGATCACCGAGCGATAGACCATGGCGGTGGTCAGCGCCTCGATGCGGAAGCTGGTGACCAGCAGGAATACGTGGGAGGGATCGGCGGCGCTGCCCAGCTTCGCCAGGCGGCGCTTGTACCAGGGGTAGACGACGTAGAGGAACAGCGTGCCGCGCACGAAGTGCAGGGCGCCCATGGAGTAGCGCCACACGCCGACGATGCCGATGAGCAGGAGGAAGTGCTTGGAGTCCGGGTCGAACACCGACTTGGGCAGGGCGAGCGCCAGCAGCATCAGCGCGATGACATAGAACACCCAGCCCGAGGCTTCGAGCAGACCTTTGTTGAGCTTTTCCATAGGGATGCTTCCTGGCGGTTGCGGGCGGTCCCCCTCCCCGGAGGGAGGGGGAGGCGCTTACCAGCAGATGCCCTCGGCGTTGCCGTGGGTGCCCTTGGGCATGAAGCCCACCAGGT
This genomic window from Pseudomonas furukawaii contains:
- the alg8 gene encoding mannuronan synthase encodes the protein MEKLNKGLLEASGWVFYVIALMLLALALPKSVFDPDSKHFLLLIGIVGVWRYSMGALHFVRGTLFLYVVYPWYKRRLAKLGSAADPSHVFLLVTSFRIEALTTAMVYRSVIREAIDCGYPTTVVCSIVELSDELLVKNLWARMAPPERVKLDFVRIPGTGKRDGLAYGFRAISRQLPDENAVVAVIDGDTVLNEGVVKKTVPWFKLFPNVGGLTTNEFCEVRGSYIMSEWHKLRFAQRHLNMCSMALSKRVLTMTGRMSVFRAQVVTDPDFITDVESDYLDHWRLGRFQFLTGDDKSSWYSLMRLGYDTFYVPDAAINTVEHPPEKRFVKASRKLMFRWYGNNLRQNARALALGPRRLGAFTTVVLADQRASMWTCLLGLAVAIIASLKYSIAYLLVYLLWIGLTRLVLTLLLSVTGHRIGPAYPLILYYNQIVGALVKIQVFFRLDQQSWTRQNTKLNRDLASFTRWFNTWSSHAMTFSATSVFIATLLAIV